In Mytilus trossulus isolate FHL-02 chromosome 10, PNRI_Mtr1.1.1.hap1, whole genome shotgun sequence, the DNA window AGCCTCCATACATACTGATTTTATTGATAAGACAAGGAAGTAAAGTGTATGATCAGATCGTTAGACGACAAGATTGGGTAAGTAATGCATTTTACTAAAACtgttatttttcaattgtcTCTTCCTATATTAACCAATGTTTCCAATTGATAtcatctttgaaaattaaatgcatataagTATAGAGAGTATCATTAGTTCTAAAGgtactaaaaaaaaagtaaaatcacaaaaatactgaacttagaggaacaTTGATTTGAAAGTCCATagtcacatggcaaaatcaaataacaaagtCTCATCGAATtcctttatatttacattgatccGTTAACTAAACTGAcactataaataaaatagtcaaaaatgggtacatcagtcatcatcgtataacaattataaaaggaacaatttaacagaacacaaaaacatctactatctacaaACATATTCATTGATTTGTGTGTCTGACGTCACATACATTTATCGTTCAAAGAAAATGTTCGtctttataaatgtttgaaaaaggTGAGCTCTTACCATgtagacaataaaaaaaacatacaactaTACAAACTTAAGTCTAGTTTTGTCTCTTCTCACAAGATTTACGATAGCTCATCATCTGTAAATAGCTGTCGCTTTAGAGTCACATGATACGCAATGGTTGGATACTCACTctattaaaacataatttgtaTTATCAATCAAATGACAGAGATTTACTGCTATGCTATAGCAAGGAATAGTTGTTCAATTATTCTTACAATAAAACTGACATCAAAAGGAACAATGTCCATCTTTtccactatattttttttaaatagaagcTGCAAGATTTTAACTCAATGTATTCCTCTTGTTGAAGGTATTCTTATTAGGCTAGTTCAAACCTGAGTGAAAGGTCATATGTcaaacggaatttgatgagacttttgttaaagtgagaggttaagcgctataaaaccaggttcaatctatCATTTGCTACATTGAAAATActtgtccaaagtcaggaatatgacagttgtcattCGTCTGATGTGTTTGGTATAAATtagtataaattattcaaaaagtataaattattatgTATCATAaggatgggttttttttaccaCAAGCAAGAAACCCTGGTCGTATTTGGCAATACTTTTTGAACTCCTAAATTACTCCTAGCccattttttatcagttttgcatattttttttacaataatgaGCTAATAAATCTATTATTTCCAAAGCTTACACGCATAATAGTTCCTTCCAGATATGGCACAAGTTTTGGCAGTTCAAGGAGACGTAAGACATGGTTTTTGTTACAACTGCACTTTCAACCATGACTTCGCCCGAATAACTGGACTAGCAGCTTCATCTAATGGCAATCTTGTTTTATGCGACCATAACAACAAGACTCTTATTTTAGTTGACAATATTGGAAATTATATTACCAAGCTGAATGTAGACAGTGAGCCATTCGATGTGGCtattacatttcaaaatgtagGATATATTACTCAGCCTAATACAAGATCTGTATTGCAGATAGATCCAGAGAGGATGGTTGTTCTATCGAAACACACATGCAACGATTTAAAGACTACCCTGACATCAACGGTTAAGGGTTTAGGATCATTTGTCGTAAATGAGAAGGGATATTCCTTCATATATGATTACTCAAACATAAGGTTAGTCGATGtcattatacattataaagatGGTTTATTCTTCAGATTTTTAAGTTTCTTCCTTTCCAATTCATTAACGGGAAagtcatttttaatttgtagcAAACCAATCAGGAGATTTCAAAATCTTGTGCAAAATGCAGGTTACATTATTAAAAACACAGAGTTGATATAAAGTAAATATTATGAGTTCACATTTAATTCATATATGGAGACGAACAATTCGTTAAATTCTGTATAAAACTGTTGTTTGGAAAGAAATttactagtattttttttattaattttgtgaaTGATTTTTTATGGTGAATAACTAAGATAAATATATGCGTGTCTAACCTATAGTATGGAGCTTCAAGATATGTTAACGTTAAATTAAAGactgattgatttattgatcgattgattgataagCACTATAACAGTGCTGCTTCTTTGAGATCATTCGTTATTAGTTAGGGATGTCGGAGAGAACCAACAACCTTTGGTAAAATTTAAGTCAATTTAGATTGGGTTGCGATCAACTTATACGTGCGAAAACTCATCTCACCACCCATCAGATCAGTATTGCAATATACCACTTAATCAACTCAACCACCATTGGCTATTTTGAATTGTAGacaaattttcacaaaacagtTATTCTAGGTGCTTTGATCTTTGAACAAggtcatttttaaaatgtaagatTGTGGTCAACAACCTCTTGTTATGTCGtcttttttttatccaattgaAATAaatcccaaaaaaataaaagttttcacTGGAGAAGTTAATAACAATGGTCAGGTTGCTATATTGGAATTGTTAATGTCTGCCCTATGGCTATTCGAACTTTAAGGTAATTGCATAATAATGGTTTTAGAATTTAATTTCCTTGTTTAAACTCGAATTATAGTATGGATCGTCGcgatattaatgaaaataaatcatttagaAACTTGGTTGGTGCTGAACGCAACTTTAGTACTGCGGTGCTATTTTTGTGGCGGTCAGTTTTTTGTGGTGAAAAAGCAAGAGATAACAAACTGCATTcggtaggaaaactgacaacaTTGTCAACTAAGAGATTACAAGTTTAGCTCGCATGCCTCGTGCGAGATACGAGCTCGCATCCTCAGTTTTGACATGTCAGTTATGCTGTTTCGACTTCTTAGACCATTCGGTTACCTTTAAACTTAAAGactaattttcataaaattgtagATTATGGCAGGTGGATATATATTGgatcttttttatacataaaaattaaatcaatcgAAAAAACACATCCCACAAAAGATAGAACACTGATCTCTGTAAAGCTTAACTTGCATTTCTGCCAACAGCAgcaacattttttgttaaagaaaaaacatgATCATAAAATTTCTTCACGTCAGTTTGCAACAAAGAAAATTATTCTTAATaatcaataaaagaaatatacattttcatgtgTAACGCAAATAGATATTCAAAACCATTTTACGATGGTGTTTTCGaaataatcttaaatcagtATACCTACCTACGAAAGCAACCAAGTAAACttgttacttttattttaattagttTGGTGTTCTAGATCGCTGTTTTACCAAATTGCCTGCTGTTACGGTTattgctatgtttttttttgtgtgatctaatttaaattatttcagtGCCATTGGAGACACTGGAGCATACACAGGTAATAAAGGAGTTTGTATTGGAACTGGTGTTGTGAAGACACATACAGTTGATCAAGAAACTTATTTTTCTTGTGCAGTTGGCACAAATGATATAATGATCAGAAAGAGAGGAATTCAAGCTTATAGTACTGAAAAAGATTCTAGCATCACAACAATTGACACACCGACTGATATATGTTCTAATGATAACAGTCACCTCTACGTCAGTGGACAAGGTTCAAACAACATACACAGACTTACACAGGCGGGAAAGGTGATAGATATACCACTTCATTCTCAGCATGGAATAAAACAACCGGTCGCCATGTGCTTCAACAAAACCTATACTAAATTATACATTGTCAATGAATGGGGAAAATCAGTTTTGGTTTTTAACGTTTGTTAATGATTGATCACAATGATCTTTGATGTCctatttatgggcattatgtgcTCTGGTTTGagcgttcgttcgttcgtctgtccgtccgtccgcccgtttgtccgtctgtcccgcttcaggtcgaagaaatatttgatgaagttgaagtccaatcaacttaaaacttcgTACACGTGTTCCCTATGATACCGTACAGCGGCTTATTTTCGcaggtgtaaaatttcgcgaatttcattgaataagatttacgaaatattttggcggtttttATTTTGGTGGATTATTGATACCATTGCATTAGCTCTTTAAattggtggatttttttttagcgCTTTTGATCTATCCGcgaaaaaaatcgaaaattaacACCACGCGAAATTAACCCGCTTTTCGGCATGATCTttccaattttaatgccaaattagacaTTTCCCCCCatttttcacagtccactgaacatagaaaatgatagtgcgcatagggcatccgtgtacttgggacacattcttgtttttaaatattctagtCAAATACACCATTAGATGTATGattgttgtattttataattgtatgctaaattaattatattttcgCAAAAGTGATACGCAAATCCAATGTATAGTACCCCGGATAAAGTATTAATGGTAAAACTTATGATGcatattataattaattttatgcaACAAAATGACTTGGTTATCTAGTGATTTGCTTTAAATAAGGACTAACATATTTTCTCTTGTGCATGTATGTATCTGTTGGTTAATATTTTTTGGATATTGCTTTTGCTCAAAACATTTTTCTGACaaataaactacatgtatatgtatctgCCTTTTATTGGATATGCTTATTTTAACAACATCTTTTGCACATAAAATTTAGAACAAATgtatttaagaaaattagttcaataaaaatgtatcttgctattattttcattttttacggTTTAAGCAGTCCTGAGGCTGTTGAAAGTTTCTATTAACAGCGCGCATTGAATGCACCATATGAAGGTCGTAAAGAATTTTTTTAGAATTGATTTGAACTTTCTTGGGTTTTCCTATTGTTTTGGATAGCTGAAAAATAATGTCTGTCTTTACCTTTATGAAGATTTTGTTTGGTATAATGTATTGCTTTAtgatagatataagatgtgatataagtgcaaatgagacaactcttcttCCAAGTCACaaataataagaataaaaaaaatataggtcatagtacagtcttcaacacggatcCTTGGCTCCTACCGAACAACAAGTTACAGAGGGCCTTTAAATTCACTagtgtcaaaca includes these proteins:
- the LOC134686276 gene encoding uncharacterized protein LOC134686276 is translated as MAQVLAVQGDVRHGFCYNCTFNHDFARITGLAASSNGNLVLCDHNNKTLILVDNIGNYITKLNVDSEPFDVAITFQNVGYITQPNTRSVLQIDPERMVVLSKHTCNDLKTTLTSTVKGLGSFVVNEKGYSFIYDYSNISAIGDTGAYTGNKGVCIGTGVVKTHTVDQETYFSCAVGTNDIMIRKRGIQAYSTEKDSSITTIDTPTDICSNDNSHLYVSGQGSNNIHRLTQAGKVIDIPLHSQHGIKQPVAMCFNKTYTKLYIVNEWGKSVLVFNVC